In the Streptomyces sp. NBC_01571 genome, one interval contains:
- a CDS encoding helix-turn-helix domain-containing protein, producing MTDLANAVDTLLSRPADTLPSPEVRSRLRKASGLTQEEVAQAFGVHRLAFLRWENGQSMPRRRHRDAYLRLLQGWATKYPEAAQGVLAEAV from the coding sequence GTGACCGATCTAGCCAACGCAGTCGACACGCTACTCAGTCGGCCAGCCGACACACTGCCCTCTCCTGAGGTGCGGTCCAGGCTGCGAAAAGCATCCGGCCTCACGCAGGAGGAAGTCGCCCAAGCGTTCGGTGTGCATCGCCTGGCTTTCCTTCGTTGGGAGAACGGGCAGTCGATGCCGCGCCGACGCCATCGCGATGCGTACCTACGTCTCCTGCAAGGGTGGGCCACTAAGTATCCCGAGGCAGCCCAAGGCGTGCTCGCAGAGGCGGTCTGA